The genomic DNA GCCATATGGCAACAGGGTTCCGCAGATGCCCAGGCGTTACTTCGTCCGCCTCACCTTGAACTCCGTCCGGACGTTCCCCAGGGCCTCGAAGGTCTCTTCCCGCAGGGCGATGATCACCTGATCCGCCCGGATGCTGTTTCCGTCCTCGTCCTGCAGGTAGACGTTCCCACTGACGGTAACGCGGCGATCGCGGTGGGTGTAGCGGGCACTGTCGCCTGTAGCCAGCCGCGCCCCCTGGGTGAGTTTCACCTCCCCCTCGGCCTCCATGTCGCGGGACTGGAGAAAGAGGGTGAGCCGCTGGCAGGCCAGCCGCGCCGGTGCGGCCAGGACCTGACGCGCTTCCTCGCTTGCCGGCCGTTCGCCTTCCGGCAGCAACAGATCTCCGGTCAGGCCCTCCACCACCACGTCTCCCTCCAGGAGAAGGCGCCCCTGCGCCTCCGAGTACCACCCGCGGGCGGCACGCGCTGCGCGATCACGCTGGCGTACGCGTACGTCTCCCCTGGCCTCGGCCTCGGGGACGTCCCAGCGGAAGCGCATCTGCTCGGCGGTGATGGTCGTCTCTTCCCGGGCCAGGGCGTCCACCGGCGGCTGAGCGGCGGCCTGGGGCGTCCCCGGTCGGACCAGGCGGGCCCCGCCGCTCATCTCCGCACGCGTGGTACGCAGGTTGGCAGCCAGCCGCGCACCCGTCAGGATGCTGCCAGCCTGGCTCAGGCGCACCCCGCCCTCTGCCGTCACCTGGTCGGTGCGGCCATCGTGGGTCAGCACCGGGGCCCGGACTTCCAGGTCCTTCTGGGTCACCGTGACCCCGGCCGAAGCCTGGGTCACACGTGTCTCCAGGGCGAAGCGCACCCAACCCGCGCGCAGTACCATGTCCCCCTGCACCAGCACCACGTGACCTTCGGCCTCTGCCGTCCGGGAGCGGATCTCATAGCGGATGCCCTCGGCGGCCAGCCGGGCACCGGGTTGCTGCACCACCACCTGCCCCTGAGCCGTCGCCACCTGAGCACGCTGGTCAAGCCGCAGCCGACCCGCCCGGATCTCCACCTCGCCGACGGTGAGGCGCACGTGCCCTTCGGCCATGAAGACCCGGGCACGCGCGTCATACCGTATCCGGTCGGCCTGGAGACGCCCGGTCTGCGGCTCACCCGGGGTCGCGGGTGCAGCCTCCGCGCCAAGCTGTCCCGCAGTGCCGGC from Armatimonadota bacterium includes the following:
- a CDS encoding LptA/OstA family protein gives rise to the protein MRALRWLPLVVLMAAAVAAGTAGQLGAEAAPATPGEPQTGRLQADRIRYDARARVFMAEGHVRLTVGEVEIRAGRLRLDQRAQVATAQGQVVVQQPGARLAAEGIRYEIRSRTAEAEGHVVLVQGDMVLRAGWVRFALETRVTQASAGVTVTQKDLEVRAPVLTHDGRTDQVTAEGGVRLSQAGSILTGARLAANLRTTRAEMSGGARLVRPGTPQAAAQPPVDALAREETTITAEQMRFRWDVPEAEARGDVRVRQRDRAARAARGWYSEAQGRLLLEGDVVVEGLTGDLLLPEGERPASEEARQVLAAPARLACQRLTLFLQSRDMEAEGEVKLTQGARLATGDSARYTHRDRRVTVSGNVYLQDEDGNSIRADQVIIALREETFEALGNVRTEFKVRRTK